A window of the Streptomyces sp. NBC_00454 genome harbors these coding sequences:
- a CDS encoding GNAT family N-acetyltransferase: MNQHVIRPVRGDEWVKVKELRIAALRDPAAPVAFLETLAGAEAQPDEFWQGRTVRGSQGRAIRQFVAEGSDGRWDGSVTLLVEEAGADDLFEGVVERTQGHLVGVFVRVEQRGTGLTEALFSAALDWAWSLEGPALERVRLFVHENNPRAQAFYRRYGFEPSGVVVPMPGDPSAKELEFVFERPQ; the protein is encoded by the coding sequence ATGAATCAGCACGTGATACGTCCGGTACGGGGCGATGAGTGGGTGAAGGTCAAGGAGCTGCGGATCGCGGCGCTCAGGGATCCGGCGGCGCCGGTGGCCTTCCTGGAGACGCTGGCCGGCGCTGAGGCCCAGCCCGATGAGTTCTGGCAGGGACGGACCGTCCGGGGTTCGCAGGGGCGCGCGATTCGGCAGTTCGTCGCCGAGGGCTCCGACGGGCGGTGGGACGGGTCGGTGACCCTGCTCGTCGAGGAGGCCGGGGCGGATGATCTTTTCGAAGGCGTCGTCGAGCGGACTCAGGGACACCTCGTGGGGGTGTTCGTACGGGTCGAGCAGCGGGGGACCGGGCTGACCGAAGCCCTGTTCTCGGCCGCGCTGGACTGGGCCTGGTCGCTGGAGGGGCCGGCGCTGGAACGCGTACGGCTCTTCGTGCACGAGAACAACCCGAGGGCGCAGGCGTTCTACCGGCGGTACGGGTTCGAGCCGAGTGGGGTCGTCGTACCGATGCCGGGGGATCCGTCCGCGAAGGAGTTGGAGTTCGTGTTCGAGCGGCCCCAGTAG
- a CDS encoding HEAT repeat domain-containing protein — protein sequence MGAHESQLAHGSHLLLQSRTRAERNSGRTRGGSARTSTARQELASQLEALRRVEWHKVFKEQISTWVKVRPELEKAFALAHQFKEAAPETPVILTVHEPKRLARNAAELMTLSAELQAGRRDGAHHQDREERGGWCLGCRWWLRYCGAGSGFGGQDVRMGTVVELVGQARVAFGAGDWSGYEDLMWRAGGEGVGALAVGLGLIRSGDPVEREMGCDLLGKASDQNEACRAETVVALVALAEREGEADVLAALARAVEMTYDPRAVPVLVVLAGHPDAGVRREVACSFPGVLTGSPDGPDVHALIALTRDQDPEVRNWATFTLGSQAEADGPAIREALWARTSDENADVREEGIHGLARRRDPRAVPLLVELLGNPEGAHVLTFRAAEAMGAPELLPALLEYEAEGAGVAAAVEACDPARRAAT from the coding sequence GTGGGGGCACATGAGAGTCAGCTGGCTCACGGTTCCCACCTCCTTTTGCAGTCGAGGACGCGAGCGGAGCGTAACAGCGGCCGCACCCGGGGCGGGTCCGCGAGGACTTCGACCGCTCGGCAGGAGCTGGCAAGCCAACTCGAAGCCCTCCGGCGGGTGGAGTGGCACAAGGTCTTCAAGGAGCAGATCAGCACCTGGGTGAAGGTCCGGCCCGAGCTGGAGAAGGCGTTCGCCCTGGCCCACCAGTTCAAGGAGGCCGCCCCCGAGACGCCGGTCATCCTCACGGTGCACGAGCCGAAGCGGCTCGCGCGCAACGCGGCCGAGCTGATGACGCTGTCCGCAGAGCTCCAGGCCGGCCGACGGGATGGAGCTCACCATCAAGACCGGGAAGAACGCGGGGGGTGGTGTCTCGGGTGTAGGTGGTGGCTTCGTTATTGCGGCGCGGGCTCGGGGTTCGGGGGTCAGGATGTTCGGATGGGCACGGTGGTGGAGTTGGTCGGGCAGGCGCGGGTTGCTTTTGGGGCGGGGGACTGGAGTGGGTACGAGGACTTGATGTGGCGGGCCGGCGGGGAAGGGGTGGGGGCGCTGGCGGTTGGGCTGGGGCTGATCCGGTCCGGTGATCCGGTCGAGCGGGAGATGGGCTGCGACCTGCTGGGTAAGGCGAGTGATCAGAACGAGGCGTGCCGCGCCGAGACGGTGGTGGCGCTCGTCGCCCTTGCCGAGCGGGAGGGGGAGGCGGATGTTCTGGCGGCCCTGGCGCGTGCGGTCGAGATGACGTACGACCCGCGGGCCGTCCCCGTGCTGGTGGTCCTCGCCGGGCATCCCGATGCCGGGGTCCGTCGGGAGGTGGCCTGTTCGTTTCCCGGGGTTCTCACGGGTTCGCCGGACGGACCGGATGTGCATGCGCTCATCGCGTTGACCCGTGACCAGGACCCCGAGGTCCGGAACTGGGCGACCTTCACCCTGGGGTCCCAGGCCGAGGCCGACGGGCCCGCGATTCGTGAAGCGCTCTGGGCGCGGACCAGCGACGAGAACGCCGATGTTCGTGAGGAGGGAATCCACGGGCTGGCCCGGCGGCGCGACCCTCGCGCGGTCCCGCTGCTGGTGGAGCTGCTCGGGAATCCCGAGGGGGCGCACGTACTCACGTTCCGCGCGGCGGAGGCCATGGGCGCCCCCGAGCTGCTGCCGGCCCTGTTGGAGTACGAGGCCGAGGGGGCTGGGGTCGCTGCCGCAGTGGAGGCTTGTGACCCCGCTCGGCGGGCCGCGACGTAA
- a CDS encoding GNAT family N-acetyltransferase, whose product MTDLVIRPLATGEEALFESLPDPGLVGFAAFGDTYSGMASAGEYRPEWTWVALRDGVVVARAAWWAGPEDDKPLALDWFDFTDAGAAVQLLRASPLHAEYSLKLPPGWRDVPAVREQAQARIDAAIAAGMSPLVERFRYRWTPDCGVPVRPGRLEFRPEPDDAAVLDVFRRIHQGSLDAHARRTVAASGLEEAAQEQLDYLRWLPSPREWWRLAYNPAGELIGLSVPARHYGDPLIGYIGVVPEHRGHGYAYDLLVEATHKLADEGVDRIVAGTDQTNIPMAAHFARAGYPIAQERIDLI is encoded by the coding sequence GTGACCGATCTGGTCATCCGCCCCCTCGCCACAGGCGAGGAAGCACTTTTCGAATCCCTGCCCGATCCTGGTCTGGTCGGCTTCGCCGCCTTCGGCGACACCTACAGCGGGATGGCCTCCGCCGGTGAGTACCGCCCCGAGTGGACCTGGGTGGCCCTGCGTGACGGTGTCGTCGTTGCGCGAGCGGCTTGGTGGGCCGGGCCTGAGGACGACAAGCCGCTTGCTCTGGACTGGTTCGACTTCACGGACGCCGGTGCGGCCGTACAACTGCTCCGCGCTTCGCCGCTGCACGCCGAGTACTCACTCAAGCTGCCGCCCGGCTGGCGCGACGTCCCCGCAGTCCGGGAGCAGGCCCAAGCCCGGATCGACGCGGCCATCGCCGCAGGTATGTCTCCTCTGGTCGAGCGCTTCCGCTACCGCTGGACGCCGGACTGCGGCGTGCCCGTGCGCCCGGGCCGCCTCGAATTCCGTCCCGAGCCCGACGACGCGGCGGTCCTCGACGTCTTCCGCCGTATTCACCAGGGCAGTCTCGACGCCCATGCGCGCCGCACCGTTGCCGCATCCGGGCTGGAGGAAGCCGCCCAGGAACAACTGGACTATCTGCGCTGGTTGCCGAGCCCGCGCGAGTGGTGGCGCCTTGCCTACAACCCGGCCGGGGAACTCATCGGCCTGAGCGTCCCCGCCCGCCACTACGGAGACCCTCTCATCGGCTACATCGGCGTCGTGCCCGAGCACCGCGGCCACGGATACGCCTATGACCTGCTCGTCGAGGCCACGCATAAGCTCGCTGACGAGGGCGTGGACCGCATCGTGGCCGGGACTGACCAGACCAACATTCCGATGGCCGCCCACTTCGCGAGAGCCGGCTACCCCATCGCCCAGGAACGCATCGACCTGATCTAG